In Thalassospira sp. ER-Se-21-Dark, one genomic interval encodes:
- a CDS encoding acyl-ACP thioesterase domain-containing protein encodes MIIDWKRILIAELPANCGWKGTYRVRYFEIGHNGKVMMSALADYMQDAAGWGARILKLAYDDTVDQGIAWVLARMVIHMRDYPGNGEDILIETWPSGVSRRVATRDFRLTNSKGDIIGVAQSFWVMFDLGTRRAAQWPDWVAERLPDPPGPKLIEPPLRPAFTTDPLPTIDNIKARPSDLDLYGHVNNVRLMQWVMGVAGPDSQPDFHPESLDIQFRSECRVQERVAIRHADGFAAITREEDGTDLVRAHIVPFNQTAVA; translated from the coding sequence ATGATCATCGACTGGAAGCGGATATTAATCGCCGAATTGCCCGCCAATTGCGGGTGGAAGGGAACCTATCGCGTTCGTTATTTCGAGATCGGCCACAATGGCAAGGTCATGATGTCTGCTTTGGCCGACTATATGCAGGATGCTGCCGGCTGGGGCGCGCGTATCCTGAAACTGGCCTATGATGATACGGTCGATCAGGGCATTGCATGGGTTCTGGCGCGCATGGTCATTCATATGCGCGACTATCCGGGAAATGGCGAGGATATCCTGATTGAAACATGGCCGTCGGGGGTATCACGCCGGGTCGCCACCCGTGACTTTCGCCTGACCAATAGCAAGGGCGACATCATCGGTGTCGCGCAAAGTTTCTGGGTGATGTTTGACCTTGGCACCCGTCGTGCGGCCCAGTGGCCCGATTGGGTGGCCGAACGCCTGCCCGATCCGCCCGGCCCCAAATTGATCGAGCCCCCTTTGCGACCGGCCTTTACCACCGATCCTTTGCCGACCATTGATAATATCAAGGCACGGCCGTCCGATCTTGATCTGTATGGACACGTCAACAATGTGCGCCTGATGCAATGGGTCATGGGGGTTGCGGGTCCGGACAGTCAACCGGATTTTCACCCGGAAAGTCTGGATATTCAGTTTCGCAGTGAATGCCGTGTGCAGGAACGTGTCGCCATTCGTCATGCGGATGGCTTTGCCGCCATCACCCGCGAAGAAGATGGCACCGATCTGGTGCGTGCCCATATCGTGCCGTTTAACCAGACCGCCGTGGCCTAG
- a CDS encoding MFS transporter has translation MRTGKTFAVSMITICQLMALALWFSATAVLPQLRSEFGIGALQSSLFTSVVLLGFVLGTVTSAILGLADRIEPRRFWAASAMIAATANILILVVPVDGIVVILLRLITGVCMAGIYPIGMKMVATWSRGDTGFLVGLLVGALTMGSAMPHLFAVAVPLDWRYVIMTASVTAYIAAIAILFVHLGGTPGRSPRFDPKMVGKIWANKPLRHACYGYFGHMWELYAMWGWIGLFLYGAFSDRVMDNPGVWSALSTFAIVGIGAFGSLAGGYYADRIGRTTVTIAAMIVSGACALVAGGLSDAPIILLIVVCIVWGISVIADSAQFSSCVIELADPHQVGTALTLQNAIGFLIALVSIHLVPVVADQTGWWGAFAMLAVGPVLGTIAMVRLRMMPEAIQLAGGKK, from the coding sequence GTGCGTACGGGCAAGACTTTTGCCGTTTCCATGATCACGATCTGCCAGTTGATGGCGCTTGCGCTGTGGTTTTCGGCCACAGCGGTGCTGCCGCAATTGCGCAGTGAGTTTGGTATTGGGGCGCTGCAATCTTCATTATTTACCAGTGTAGTTTTGCTGGGTTTTGTTCTGGGAACTGTAACCAGTGCGATCCTGGGTCTGGCGGATCGTATCGAGCCCCGGCGGTTTTGGGCGGCATCGGCGATGATTGCCGCGACTGCCAATATCCTGATCCTCGTTGTTCCGGTTGACGGTATTGTCGTGATCCTACTGCGGTTGATCACGGGCGTTTGCATGGCCGGGATTTATCCGATTGGCATGAAGATGGTGGCAACCTGGTCACGCGGGGATACCGGTTTCTTGGTCGGGCTTTTGGTCGGGGCGCTGACCATGGGGTCTGCGATGCCGCACCTGTTTGCTGTTGCGGTGCCCTTGGACTGGCGATACGTGATCATGACTGCCAGTGTGACCGCCTATATCGCGGCGATTGCCATCCTTTTTGTGCATCTGGGCGGGACACCGGGACGTTCCCCACGGTTTGATCCCAAAATGGTTGGCAAGATCTGGGCAAACAAGCCGCTGCGCCATGCCTGCTATGGCTATTTTGGGCATATGTGGGAACTGTATGCCATGTGGGGCTGGATCGGATTGTTCCTGTATGGCGCGTTTTCGGATCGTGTGATGGATAATCCCGGTGTCTGGTCCGCACTTTCGACCTTTGCCATTGTTGGCATCGGTGCGTTCGGATCCTTGGCCGGGGGATATTATGCTGACCGGATTGGTAGGACGACAGTGACGATTGCCGCCATGATCGTTAGTGGTGCCTGTGCGTTGGTTGCCGGTGGGTTATCCGATGCCCCGATTATACTTCTTATTGTGGTCTGCATCGTTTGGGGGATCTCCGTGATCGCGGATTCCGCGCAATTCTCGTCCTGCGTCATTGAACTGGCTGACCCGCATCAAGTCGGCACGGCATTAACCCTGCAAAATGCCATCGGGTTCCTGATTGCACTTGTTTCCATCCATCTTGTACCGGTTGTCGCCGATCAGACAGGTTGGTGGGGGGCGTTTGCCATGTTGGCTGTCGGGCCTGTTTTGGGAACGATTGCCATGGTCAGACTGCGCATGATGCCAGAGGCGATACAGCTCGCAGGCGGTAAAAAGTAA
- a CDS encoding ribonuclease HII, with translation MPDFSIEDQYQGRIAGIDEVGRGPLAGPVVAAAVILPRDERLPVELLSELNDSKKLSVKKRDHLYGVIMNCAEVGIGAASVREIDQINILQATYVAMRRAVSRLGALPDQALVDGNRDPGLPCAVETVVKGDSKSLSVAAASIVAKVVRDRAMARLAARYPFFGWEGNAGYGVKKHMAGLGEVGPTAHHRKSFKPIADLFDAMMDGR, from the coding sequence ATGCCGGATTTTTCCATCGAAGATCAGTATCAGGGCCGTATTGCCGGGATCGACGAGGTCGGTCGCGGGCCGCTGGCTGGTCCGGTCGTAGCGGCGGCGGTTATCCTGCCACGCGATGAACGCCTTCCGGTGGAACTGCTGTCTGAGCTTAATGATTCCAAGAAACTCTCGGTCAAGAAACGTGATCACCTTTACGGCGTCATCATGAACTGTGCCGAAGTCGGCATTGGCGCGGCATCCGTGCGCGAGATTGACCAGATCAATATCCTGCAGGCGACCTATGTTGCCATGCGCCGTGCTGTCAGTCGCCTTGGGGCTTTGCCCGATCAGGCACTGGTTGATGGCAATCGCGACCCCGGTTTGCCCTGTGCGGTGGAGACGGTGGTGAAAGGCGATAGCAAGTCGCTTTCTGTTGCCGCGGCATCAATCGTTGCCAAGGTCGTGCGTGACCGCGCCATGGCCCGCTTGGCCGCGCGATACCCGTTCTTTGGCTGGGAAGGTAATGCCGGGTATGGCGTCAAAAAACATATGGCGGGACTGGGTGAGGTGGGCCCAACCGCCCATCACCGCAAAAGCTTCAAGCCGATTGCCGATTTGTTTGATGCGATGATGGATGGCCGCTAG
- the arfB gene encoding alternative ribosome rescue aminoacyl-tRNA hydrolase ArfB has protein sequence MLEIENGLYLDERHLSFQFVRASGPGGQNVNKVSSAVQMRVRIDDLTELPMHVRNRLRELAGSKLTNDGEIIFDAQRHRTQERNKQDAIDRFLALLRKAAERKKYRVKTRPSLSAKRKRVDSKKKRGDTKKMRQKPGY, from the coding sequence ATGCTTGAAATTGAAAATGGCCTCTATCTGGATGAACGCCATCTGAGTTTTCAGTTTGTCCGTGCCTCCGGCCCAGGCGGGCAGAACGTCAATAAGGTTTCAAGTGCTGTTCAGATGCGTGTGCGCATTGATGACCTGACCGAATTGCCAATGCATGTGCGCAATCGCCTGCGGGAACTTGCCGGCAGCAAATTGACCAATGACGGCGAAATCATTTTTGACGCGCAGCGCCACCGTACCCAGGAACGCAACAAGCAGGATGCGATCGACCGTTTTCTGGCACTTTTACGCAAGGCCGCCGAACGCAAAAAATACCGGGTCAAAACCCGCCCCAGTCTTTCTGCCAAACGCAAACGCGTCGATTCCAAAAAGAAGCGCGGCGACACCAAGAAGATGCGACAAAAACCCGGATATTGA
- a CDS encoding monovalent cation/H+ antiporter subunit D has translation MGDWIVVPIVLPAVMAALIVLAVRHDIILQRVFSITATVALVAVTLSLLVYASGNGPEMYALSDWPAPFGIVLVLDRLSAMMVFLTSLLGLGVVLFASSEWDQRGKHFHALFQFQLMGVNGAFLTGDIFNLFVFFEVLLIASYGLMLHGAGAERLKAGMQYVVINLTGSSLFLIGVGMIYSVTGTLNMADLAIQVTNVASGDAALLRAGALILLLVFCVKAALVPVHFWLPGTYANAPAPVAALFAIMTKVGAYCVLRVYSLAFGDTAGDMAWLAAPYVLPAALVTLVLGMTGVLAAKRLNSLIAFSVIGSMGTLLIAIGLFTPEAISAGLYYMLHSTFSAAALFLIADLVVSRRGQFGDSLHTAPRFHQTGFLAVLFFIGAIGMAGMPPLSGFIGKLQILDAARDSDAMVWIWSIILVTSLMCIVGFGRAGSVLFWKSASVDGEITVEGAKWPVLPIIASCGMVGGLIALTIFAGPITEYLNGVAAQLFDTSHYIEAVLGANALSLVGQ, from the coding sequence ATGGGTGACTGGATTGTTGTTCCCATAGTGCTGCCCGCCGTGATGGCCGCCCTGATTGTTCTGGCGGTGCGTCACGACATCATTTTGCAGCGCGTGTTTTCCATCACGGCAACGGTCGCCCTTGTGGCCGTCACACTTTCGCTTCTGGTTTATGCCAGTGGTAACGGCCCGGAAATGTATGCGCTGTCGGATTGGCCGGCACCGTTTGGCATTGTTCTGGTTCTGGATCGTCTTTCGGCGATGATGGTGTTCCTGACATCGCTTCTGGGTCTTGGCGTTGTTCTTTTTGCATCAAGCGAATGGGACCAGCGCGGCAAGCATTTCCATGCCCTGTTCCAGTTCCAGTTGATGGGGGTCAATGGTGCGTTCCTGACCGGTGACATCTTTAACCTGTTCGTGTTCTTCGAAGTTCTGCTGATTGCGTCCTATGGCTTGATGCTGCATGGCGCGGGGGCAGAACGTCTTAAGGCCGGGATGCAATATGTCGTCATCAACCTGACAGGGTCTTCCTTGTTCCTGATTGGTGTCGGCATGATCTATTCCGTCACCGGGACGCTGAACATGGCCGACCTTGCCATTCAGGTGACCAATGTCGCGTCGGGTGATGCGGCCTTGCTTCGTGCCGGGGCGTTGATCCTGCTTTTGGTGTTCTGTGTAAAGGCCGCACTTGTTCCGGTTCACTTCTGGTTACCGGGCACCTATGCCAATGCACCGGCACCGGTGGCCGCCCTGTTTGCCATCATGACCAAGGTCGGGGCCTATTGCGTTCTGCGTGTCTATTCGCTGGCCTTTGGCGATACGGCCGGTGACATGGCATGGCTGGCTGCGCCGTATGTCCTGCCGGCCGCACTGGTGACCCTGGTGCTGGGCATGACCGGGGTTCTGGCGGCAAAACGTCTTAACAGTCTGATCGCCTTTTCGGTGATCGGATCGATGGGGACCTTGTTGATTGCCATCGGGCTGTTTACGCCCGAAGCCATTTCGGCCGGTCTTTATTATATGCTGCATTCGACCTTCTCGGCTGCGGCCCTGTTCCTGATTGCCGATCTTGTGGTGTCACGCCGCGGGCAGTTCGGGGACAGTTTGCATACCGCGCCGCGCTTCCATCAGACCGGTTTTTTGGCTGTTCTGTTCTTTATCGGTGCGATCGGTATGGCCGGGATGCCGCCACTCAGTGGTTTTATCGGTAAACTTCAGATCCTTGATGCGGCACGCGACAGCGATGCCATGGTCTGGATCTGGTCGATTATTCTGGTGACGTCACTGATGTGTATCGTCGGCTTTGGTCGGGCGGGCAGTGTACTGTTCTGGAAAAGTGCCTCCGTCGACGGCGAAATAACGGTCGAAGGTGCGAAATGGCCGGTTCTGCCGATCATTGCCAGTTGCGGTATGGTCGGTGGCCTGATTGCGCTGACCATCTTTGCCGGACCGATCACCGAGTATCTGAACGGCGTTGCGGCACAGTTGTTTGATACGTCGCATTACATCGAAGCGGTGCTGGGCGCAAACGCCCTGTCACTGGTCGGTCAATAA
- a CDS encoding monovalent cation/H+ antiporter subunit A, protein MSLTLIVLLPFIGAVLPAIMIRAGRNACATATGSVTLLALILLMAKAPAVIAGEVFQVSYSWLPELGLNVTFFLDGLGLLFATLILGIGLLIIIYARFYLSKDDPMGRFYVFLLLFQGAMVGIVLSDNILLLLIFWELTSLSSFLLIGYWKHLPEGRQGARMALAVTGAGGLAMIAGMLILGDIVGSYDLTVILQNADLIQASPMYLPALILILLGCFTKSAQFPFHFWLPHAMAAPTPVSAYLHSATMVKAGIFLMARMWPVLSGTPEWFYIVATAGLVTMVLGAWIAIFKHDLKGLLAYSTVSHLGLVTMLLGFGTPMAAVAGVFHIINHATFKAALFMTAGIIDHETGTRDIRRFGGLLNLMPIAGTIGIITAASMAGIIPLNGFISKEMMLEEAWHTMWLDQNWVVPLLATVGALFSVAYSFRFIFHVWLGKPRDENLPHHPHDPPFGMWAPPALLTVLVVLIGLFPSAIAGPLVAATAGAVIGGELPEYHLSVWHGLTPALGMSVIALIGGSLLLMRHGGLMSATANLSRPDAKAMFDCGMAKAVALSRLVSDNLHNGSLQRYLAITIIGSIGIGLSGFFAQPDFQSGTRELLEVSPPAAIGWLLLVVTCIASVFMHHNRLLTLLLVGVVGLIVSLGFIYLSAPDLALTQISVEVVTVILMLLALNILPKETPKESLPGRKMRDGIVSIAAGLGVGGAIWAIMTRDLPNTISSYHLANSKTEGGGTNVVNVILVDFRGFDTFGEIIVLGIAALSIFALIETVTQGEAAKRLANWVVSNRRSADRHPMMMVVATRVMLPLSLMVGVYIFLRGHNEPGGGFIAGLVVSVALVMQYMASGFGWTQNRMKVNYHGMIGLGVIAAAITGVSAWVAGLPFLTSGFVHVHLPIVGEFELASAMGFDLGVFLTVVGAVMLALAKLSQVERMAEHVEINTEPMDHDPSSSAAPAATPGKEA, encoded by the coding sequence ATGAGTCTCACCCTCATTGTTTTGCTTCCCTTCATTGGGGCGGTCTTACCCGCCATAATGATCAGGGCCGGGCGCAATGCTTGTGCCACAGCGACCGGTTCTGTCACGCTGCTTGCCCTGATCTTGCTGATGGCAAAGGCCCCGGCGGTCATTGCCGGCGAGGTATTTCAGGTCAGTTACAGTTGGCTTCCGGAACTGGGTCTGAATGTGACCTTCTTCCTGGACGGGCTCGGGTTGCTATTTGCGACCCTGATCCTGGGTATCGGTCTTCTGATTATCATCTATGCGCGGTTCTATCTTTCCAAGGACGACCCGATGGGCAGGTTCTATGTGTTCCTGCTGTTGTTCCAGGGGGCCATGGTCGGCATCGTTCTTTCCGATAATATCCTGCTGCTGTTGATTTTCTGGGAACTGACGTCGCTGTCTTCGTTCCTGCTGATCGGGTACTGGAAACATTTGCCTGAAGGCCGTCAGGGCGCGCGCATGGCGCTTGCCGTGACCGGTGCTGGTGGTTTGGCAATGATTGCCGGGATGCTTATCCTTGGCGATATTGTCGGGTCTTATGATCTGACCGTGATCTTGCAGAACGCCGATCTGATCCAGGCATCGCCGATGTATTTGCCAGCCTTGATCCTGATTTTGCTGGGTTGCTTTACCAAATCGGCACAATTCCCGTTCCATTTCTGGCTGCCGCATGCGATGGCGGCACCGACGCCGGTTTCGGCCTATCTGCACTCGGCCACAATGGTGAAGGCGGGCATCTTCCTGATGGCGCGTATGTGGCCGGTTCTGTCGGGCACGCCGGAATGGTTCTATATCGTTGCGACCGCTGGTCTGGTGACCATGGTGCTGGGCGCATGGATTGCGATCTTCAAGCACGACCTTAAGGGGCTTCTGGCATATTCGACCGTCAGCCACCTTGGCCTTGTCACCATGTTGCTTGGTTTCGGGACGCCGATGGCGGCCGTTGCCGGGGTGTTTCACATCATCAACCACGCGACCTTCAAGGCGGCCCTGTTTATGACGGCCGGTATCATCGATCATGAAACCGGAACCCGCGATATCCGTCGTTTTGGCGGGTTGCTGAACCTGATGCCGATTGCAGGCACCATCGGGATTATCACCGCTGCCTCGATGGCCGGTATCATTCCGCTCAATGGTTTCATTTCCAAGGAGATGATGCTGGAAGAAGCATGGCACACCATGTGGCTGGATCAGAACTGGGTGGTTCCGCTTCTGGCGACCGTTGGTGCCCTGTTCTCGGTGGCCTATTCCTTCAGGTTTATTTTCCACGTCTGGCTGGGCAAGCCGCGTGATGAAAACTTGCCGCATCATCCGCATGACCCGCCCTTTGGTATGTGGGCACCGCCCGCATTGCTGACGGTTCTGGTGGTTCTGATCGGCCTGTTCCCGTCAGCCATCGCCGGGCCACTGGTCGCTGCGACCGCAGGGGCCGTTATCGGTGGTGAATTGCCGGAATATCACCTGTCAGTCTGGCATGGTCTGACACCGGCCCTTGGCATGAGTGTGATTGCCCTGATTGGTGGATCGCTTTTGCTGATGCGCCACGGTGGCCTGATGTCGGCAACCGCCAACCTGTCGCGGCCCGATGCCAAGGCAATGTTTGATTGCGGTATGGCCAAGGCCGTCGCGCTCAGCCGACTGGTTTCGGACAATCTGCATAACGGGTCATTGCAGCGTTATCTTGCAATCACGATCATCGGTTCCATCGGGATCGGGCTTTCGGGCTTCTTCGCGCAGCCGGACTTCCAGTCGGGCACGCGTGAGCTTCTTGAAGTCTCGCCGCCTGCTGCCATTGGCTGGTTGTTGCTGGTTGTGACATGTATTGCATCGGTCTTTATGCATCACAACCGTTTGCTGACCTTGCTTCTGGTTGGTGTGGTTGGCCTGATTGTATCGCTTGGCTTTATCTATCTTTCCGCACCGGATCTTGCACTGACGCAGATTTCGGTCGAGGTGGTGACAGTCATTCTGATGTTGCTCGCGCTTAACATCCTGCCCAAGGAAACGCCGAAGGAAAGCCTGCCGGGCCGCAAGATGCGTGACGGTATTGTTTCGATTGCGGCGGGTCTTGGGGTTGGTGGTGCGATTTGGGCGATTATGACCCGCGATCTGCCAAACACAATCTCGTCCTATCATCTGGCGAACTCGAAAACCGAAGGTGGTGGCACCAACGTTGTGAACGTCATCCTCGTTGACTTCCGTGGGTTTGATACCTTTGGCGAGATTATCGTTCTGGGGATTGCGGCACTTTCGATCTTTGCACTGATTGAAACCGTGACCCAGGGTGAGGCGGCCAAACGTCTGGCCAACTGGGTTGTCAGCAACCGTCGCTCGGCGGATCGTCACCCGATGATGATGGTGGTGGCAACGCGTGTGATGTTGCCGCTGTCTCTGATGGTGGGTGTTTACATCTTCCTGCGCGGTCACAATGAACCGGGCGGTGGCTTTATCGCTGGTCTGGTCGTGTCGGTTGCGCTGGTCATGCAGTATATGGCGTCGGGCTTTGGCTGGACCCAGAACCGCATGAAGGTCAATTACCATGGCATGATCGGTCTTGGCGTGATTGCCGCGGCGATTACCGGTGTCTCAGCCTGGGTTGCCGGGCTACCGTTCCTGACCAGCGGGTTTGTTCATGTTCACCTGCCGATCGTTGGCGAGTTTGAACTGGCATCGGCCATGGGCTTTGACCTTGGCGTCTTCCTGACCGTGGTCGGGGCGGTGATGCTCGCCCTTGCCAAACTTTCGCAGGTCGAACGTATGGCCGAACATGTCGAAATAAATACCGAGCCGATGGACCACGATCCGTCGTCGTCGGCAGCACCGGCGGCAACGCCGGGCAAGGAGGCCTGA
- a CDS encoding Na+/H+ antiporter subunit C, with translation MEFLVASSIGLLTTCGTYLLLRGRTFPVVVGLALLSYAVNVFLFAMGRLTINMPPILREGVTEYTDPLPQALVLTAIVISFGMTALIVVLSIRTFLEIGNDHVDGRPVGAPSEAGDKN, from the coding sequence ATGGAATTTCTTGTCGCAAGCAGTATTGGGCTTCTGACCACGTGCGGGACTTATTTGTTGCTGCGCGGGCGAACCTTCCCGGTGGTTGTTGGCTTGGCCCTGCTGTCCTATGCGGTGAACGTCTTCCTGTTCGCCATGGGACGTCTGACCATCAACATGCCGCCGATCCTGCGTGAGGGTGTCACCGAATATACCGATCCGCTGCCACAGGCACTTGTCCTGACGGCAATTGTGATTTCGTTCGGTATGACGGCACTGATCGTTGTTTTGTCGATCCGGACTTTCCTTGAAATCGGTAATGACCATGTTGACGGTCGTCCGGTTGGCGCGCCATCCGAAGCAGGAGATAAAAACTGA
- a CDS encoding Na+/H+ antiporter subunit E yields MIKRYLPHPLLTLVLLVVWVFLVNEVSAGAVIFGLVLAIIIPLITASFWQDRPRLRNVYGICEYGLIVLWDILVANVIVAGLILFRKTESLESKSVVVPLDLTSPEAITTLAGTITMTPGTVTIDLSADAKSLLVHCLHAPDPQSVVDDIKNRYERRLKEIFE; encoded by the coding sequence ATGATAAAACGTTATCTGCCCCATCCGCTTTTGACGCTTGTGCTGCTTGTTGTCTGGGTCTTCCTGGTCAATGAAGTCTCGGCCGGTGCTGTGATCTTTGGGCTTGTTCTTGCGATCATCATTCCGCTGATCACGGCCAGTTTCTGGCAGGATCGACCGCGCTTGCGCAACGTTTATGGGATCTGTGAGTACGGACTGATTGTGCTGTGGGACATTCTGGTGGCGAATGTGATCGTGGCGGGGTTGATCCTGTTTCGCAAAACCGAAAGCCTGGAATCAAAGTCGGTTGTTGTGCCGCTTGATCTGACTTCGCCAGAGGCGATCACAACACTTGCCGGTACGATCACCATGACGCCGGGAACCGTGACGATTGATCTGAGTGCCGATGCCAAAAGCCTGCTTGTGCATTGCTTGCACGCACCCGATCCGCAGAGCGTGGTGGACGATATCAAGAACCGCTACGAACGCCGTCTGAAGGAGATTTTCGAATGA
- a CDS encoding TetR/AcrR family transcriptional regulator → MQGETVARAYTKTKRASKERETHTRIISAALALYESAGPSATTISAVAETASVQRLTVYRHFPQETDLLTKSLAVWFEQNPMPDPVDWRDDVSPENWPIAILSMLYSYYTDTARFWSSVLADRIRLPELDNVLMAYDTRLREMQSDILMHLPEQRRQSMLCRSVVLHAVQFSTWQSLAANDLDTVELAALMEDWIQRCPVG, encoded by the coding sequence ATGCAAGGGGAAACAGTGGCAAGAGCCTATACCAAGACCAAGCGTGCAAGCAAGGAACGGGAAACGCACACGCGGATCATAAGCGCGGCATTGGCGCTTTATGAATCAGCTGGGCCGTCCGCCACAACAATCAGTGCGGTGGCAGAAACGGCATCCGTGCAACGTTTGACGGTCTATCGGCATTTCCCGCAGGAAACCGATCTTCTGACAAAGTCACTTGCCGTTTGGTTCGAACAAAATCCCATGCCGGACCCGGTTGACTGGCGCGACGATGTTTCGCCTGAAAACTGGCCGATTGCCATCCTGAGCATGCTTTACAGTTACTACACCGACACAGCCCGGTTCTGGTCATCTGTTCTTGCGGATCGCATCAGGCTGCCGGAACTCGATAATGTTCTGATGGCATATGATACCCGACTGCGCGAAATGCAGTCAGACATCCTGATGCATTTGCCGGAACAAAGACGGCAGAGCATGCTGTGCCGGTCTGTTGTTCTTCACGCGGTCCAGTTCTCGACATGGCAAAGCCTTGCGGCAAATGATCTTGATACTGTCGAGCTTGCGGCATTGATGGAAGACTGGATACAACGCTGCCCGGTTGGATAA
- a CDS encoding K+/H+ antiporter subunit F: MIDYALNFGFICVALALLMNLYRLTVGPTTADRVLAVDTMAINAIALLVLYGIGKATAMYFEGALLFAMFGFVSTVAYCKFVLRGDIIE; encoded by the coding sequence ATGATCGATTATGCACTGAATTTCGGCTTTATCTGCGTTGCGCTGGCTCTTCTGATGAACCTGTATCGTTTGACCGTCGGGCCGACCACGGCAGACCGGGTGCTGGCCGTTGATACCATGGCGATCAATGCCATTGCCCTTCTGGTGCTGTACGGGATTGGCAAGGCAACCGCGATGTATTTCGAAGGGGCATTGCTGTTTGCGATGTTCGGGTTTGTTTCAACCGTGGCCTATTGCAAGTTCGTCTTGCGCGGCGACATCATCGAATAA
- a CDS encoding Na+/H+ antiporter subunit G, giving the protein MPFVVELIISLLIVIGGLFLLVGSFGMIKLRDLLPRLHAPTKASTVGLGGVLIASMLFFWIERGKFTIHELLITLFIFLTAPITANLIAKAYMLLNVDPNKELPPSKQNEGWATFDPIGPEGYDPSEEYQEKET; this is encoded by the coding sequence ATGCCGTTTGTTGTTGAACTCATCATTTCGCTTCTGATCGTGATCGGCGGGCTGTTCTTGCTGGTTGGGTCGTTCGGGATGATCAAATTGCGTGATCTTCTGCCGCGCCTGCATGCACCGACCAAGGCCAGTACGGTGGGGCTTGGTGGTGTCTTGATTGCGTCGATGCTGTTCTTCTGGATCGAACGCGGTAAATTCACCATTCACGAATTGCTGATTACGCTGTTTATCTTCCTGACAGCGCCGATCACCGCAAACTTGATCGCCAAGGCGTACATGTTGCTGAATGTTGATCCGAACAAGGAACTGCCGCCCAGCAAACAGAATGAAGGTTGGGCAACCTTTGATCCGATCGGACCAGAGGGGTATGACCCCAGCGAAGAATATCAGGAAAAGGAAACCTGA